From the genome of Dermacentor andersoni chromosome 3, qqDerAnde1_hic_scaffold, whole genome shotgun sequence:
AAATagcacaggtaaaacaaatctacgcacaatacaaagtcttcagggtctagtgctccggatctgtcgaGGCCTGCCTCAGAGGGCTTCAACAGTGGCTatgatagcaatcgctggagaaaaccttgtcaggacccacattgaaattgaagtactcaggacccatataaggcatctggccaggactcctcgtctccacttggcctccctaacggCGGACAAACCACACACAtttttcagccaaacgataacggcatatgatgaatcattgccagcttgtttcattccggctgcgagaccttcgattcctccatgatgcctcgctcagccaaaaatcaacctcacaatacctggcatttcggaaaaagctgatctatcatcgccagcccttagacagctcacatTACTATATTTGTACAAGAACTACCGTGAcactacgcatatttacactgatggatctgtccttccaagcagctccgcggcggcaatcgtcataccagcgaaagctacagcaatcaaatttaagacgacccacgcgacaacatcgacggcagcagagctcgcagcactctttactgccctttatcacattggtgatgaaccaccacacaagtggacaatattctgcgattcgaaggcggcactgcagtctcgtcacctttacgacgcggaccgcacgaacaacttatattccatattacagagacgttacaacatataagtgatgcaggccatgaaataacctttcagtggcttcaaAGTCACTGGAATTCAATCCTTCCTTCGAATTATctacggcatcaacgccaacgaaatcctttccgaccgcgctattctagtcactttggatgtttctgccctttacaccaacgtTCCCATGAgcgaaggaattgaagccgtttctagatccctctcaatcaatccccaagcgcacgctcctgaagtttacttatcgctccttaggttagttctcacgctcaacaatttcgaattcgattctatacactgcctgcaaattttcggcactagcatgggtacgccattcgctcctacgtatgcgaacattttcatggggcagcttgaagcagacctgctgaaatcctaccctttaaaacctcacacctatcttcgttacattgacgacatattcataatatgggaacacggcagaAGCGCcctaaccgacttaattagccatttcaattgctttcacccgagtattaaatttactgctcaccactctcctagtcagatcaacttcctggacacgacggtctagaTAGAAAACGGagaactgagaacgacactttaccggaagcctacagatacccagcaatatttagactacaacagtcatcacccgcgacattacaagcaaggaatttttgtcggacaagcgaaacgtataagaagacgCTGCAGCGAAgtccacgattatatccaccacctaaatgaccttaaaacaacgctagcagaaagaaactatccccaagttgctctcgatagagcttatgatgccgcgtcaagattggagagacagtcggaattggcgaagagacagcccatactagaatctgacagaccgccggcctcgataacaaaatattctaatccattcccaaacataaacaacatcctaagaaaataccacccaatattatcaaggaacgagcgtctgcgaaaagcgttcccggatgtacttacggttacctatcgccgaaacaggaacattaaagacatgttagtgcacgcaaaagtcagccaacagcattcccccgtaataaaagcatgttgtcgccctggGTGCAAAACCtccaggcaccttcaaagtgacattaaaactATAAAAAACCGCAAATAGTGATACACATGAAGTCACATCTAgattcacttgtacaagttcggatgtgatttatatgcttgaatgttccttctgcaagaaaccatatatcggtgaaacaggacaatcaatgaacgtcagattaaacggacatcgcgcggacacagctaaaaagcttcccaaagccgtcgccgagcatttcaactaaccaggtcataactttgatgaacttaaactttAAATCtgacagtcaaatttccgttctgaacgagaaagaaaatacagagaatcataccttatccataagttcaaaacattgcaaccaataggcataaacgtttcaaagggagctttagaatctattcgctatgctaaacttcaagtaTAGTAAACAACAGTTTGATTTCTAGGCGTATCCCCCCAccccctcttttctttctttttattcttttctttttatttttttcctttttttccattcttccttttttttttcagcgggtGTGTCAGAcacccttgacacgccggctaacacgcgtgcgttgacagaccggggtgggggggggggggggggtggcgccggctttgaccttgtgcacagtgtTCCTTTTACTTTCAATTCGACacactaacacaccttccctcgtttcctcCCGcgtcacaccctctcccctttagaagaaccccacctatatatactgtggcgaggaaagcgtatgtcgccttgaagaagtcaagtgcacttgtcgaaacgttggctcctgcattcaccttgttcacgttttgctcatcgtcttgaatttccatctcccgcattccccgtgttttccttaGGTTTTATTTGTCATCTACCTTTATCGATAACAAAGGTACCCTGTATCTGCAGAAAAAAGGAGTGTGTATAGGTTCTTGCCTAGCACCAGTGCTAAGTAATCTGTTTTTAGCCTTGACTGAGACCTGTCACAGCGCCGTCACGAATCTAAGGTTGTAAAAGCtttcagatatgttgacgactTTTTAGTTCTTATTGACTGTTCATCCGCTTGTTTTACTAATGAATTTGCTCCTGTTTTTACCGCTATTCGTGACTGTCTAAATCCACTAGTAGTGACTTTTGAAATACCATGTGACGGAGGATTAGATTCTTTTACATCAAGTTTGTGCTCACCGATAACGAAACCTGCTTGTGCTACGAACCTAGGGAAAGTAAGCTACTTTTACCATTTCATTCCGCGCATACAAAGCTTGTGAAGAGGGGAATCGCGAAGATGTGTTTCAGCGAAGCACTGAAAAAAATCATGCCAACGCCTAATGCACGATAGCTTCGGACGGCAAGCCTCGCGTTTAAGCTGCGCTGGTTACCCGAGCCACGTGCTTGTGTCAGTCGCAGAAGGACTGCTTAAGAAGGCGCAGcaaagcagtttggagcaggtgCGCGTTTTTGGCActgacatgaaaaaaagaaaggtttccGTAATCCCCTACATACACGGGttctcccatagaataaagaagattgctggaagaagcggcatcaacgttgtattttcggcacctaataaattggtcagcctctgtaaaaacacaaggccagaaagaatcCCACGTAGcgcatgcgaaaaagaacataaaaacaaattgaTTGATTGCATCGCCGGTGTGGTATACCGTATTCCCCTCGGGTGCGGACGATcctacatcggtcaaacaggcagatgcataaatgacagggtacgagaacacagtaacaaagttCACAACTTGGCCGCTGACcgctttcttgccatccattggcacagatgcaagtgcaaaccatgatttaaagaaacagtcatcatgagtagaagcaggtgttAAATGACTCACTTGATAATATAAGCCAGAGAAATACCAACATTCgacgacgcatgcgtcagtaaaccttccatttcattatcttcaaaagagctgaattatctttgttcgcgttgaacgtgtacatgtctgtgaatatgtgagtcaagaaactgcctacgtgtggttcccagcttgcatttttagtttatttttccaaaaattttacacgtgctgtatgacgggtcgagggtgtatatatagcgacgagaacgagaagTAAATGTATTGTTGAaaatagcgctgtgtgtgtcagatgcgccttctgttgtccgtgtcaagcttgcgctataacaaaataagatatgccataCCAACAGGCCCCGATTGCTATCCTCATAGGCTGAACCTGCCTGTAGCTGCACCCACAAACACCAGCATTGCCGATATGGGACCATGCCTGACACTGTGCAGTCCAAACACGGGGGTCGATCCCGAAGGAAATACAGTATAAAGCAGCAACATGGTTCACTAATGTGCCTCAGCAAACTTTGCCTTTTTTCGATGTTAACCGTTATTGAGCCACCCTTTTTGGTTTTGCAGGTTTCACGCTCAGCTCTTTTCCTGCTACGCCAACGTTCCCACCTACACAGAGTTGACCTTACTACCAATTCTTATTGTAATGCTTACTGCTTGACTTACAGCACTGGTGATTCAATATAATTCTGTGCTAATTCAATACAGAGTTTTcttgtatgtttgtttgtttttgctgtaGCTACGCTGCTGGTGCATCCTAAAAGACATATAATAATCCTCGTAATATCACGAAGCTCTAATATCTACAAAAGTGTGTATTTTGTTATGCAAACCATCTCAGTTTTGATTGTGTGAAATGAAGGGTACATAGTTCTGCTCAACAAAGCGATGGCACAGCAAGACAGTGATCGAATTGCTAAATTAGCTGGTGTCAGATCGGACACGTACAGATGCTATTAGGTGACATAATACTGTATTTCCACTAATAtaatgaggtttttttttttttctaagttactgCTCCTCAGCACACGCGTCCAGTTATATTTCGGTTCGGAACACGAATGAAACGAAATTCTTTTTTCTCTAATTTACACCTACACTCTACCGGCTGCTACTTTGCCTCGAAAAGAGCGTTGAGCTGGAAATTTCACCGGTGCACTTTGCCCGGTATTTCTTCTCCTGATTTAGAACGCTGTTAATGTTGCTTGAATGGGATTACGGCGCATTGATGACAACCTTGATTAAGAATATAGGCGCCGTTGTGCAGGCTTGGCAAGCGGGCGAAGTCGCATGGTGTATTACCGCTCAAGTCTTGGAATTCTTTTCTGTGTTCAATTGTGCCCTGTGCGTCTCTGACACGAGCCGCCTTGTCCGATAACGTTTGCCACGACCCCGGGAGATCGAACCGTTCTCGCAGACAATTACATGCACGTAAGCATTAGTCCTCCAACTTTGTATCGTGACGGCAGTTCGCAGTAATGATGTATAAAGCTGCGGGCATCGGTTTTTATGCGTCGTTTCCCGTTGCAGTGGGGCATCGTTCCGCGTTATAATAGTAATATACGAATTGTTCTTTGCCGAGACAGAAAGTCCCCCTCATCGTCCTACGACGTTCGTGGTACCGTCATTACATTCAAATGCGCAGTCGTTCATTTGTGTCTACCGTCATTTTGCACTTATATTTTGTGCTCCTGTAACCTGTCGTTGGTGGAATACATGGTTGTATCGCTTGTTCGATGGGGCATTTATTTGCTTCGAATTTCGTGTGCAACGTAAAAGACGTGATTGTCGGTTTTCTGAATAAATGTTTAAAAAAGGCCTTATAAAATTTCCTCATATATGTGGACATCGCTGCTGCATTGTATAAACCGCGTAAATAAAATCGCGGAAACAATTGTATGCAGCAGAAATGGTGTACCACATATTCCGTAGTGAATAAACTTCACAGTGTATTTTGCTTACGAAGACAATGCGTCTGGCGATGCTAGTATTGCACATTCCTGGTGCGTGTGCGCTACATTAACGACACTTGCGCATGTCGAACGATAGTTACAATCGCGCGAATTGGTTGCAAAGCAGACATAATTAAGAAGCCATAACATACTGCAAGGCGCTATTACATTGGCCAGCTCGGCCTAAAAACAGATTCAATTACGGCATCTTTGCAGTTGTTTTGCCAGAAAACGCAAGAGCTTGCCCGGACACCGAAACTGGAAGCACAAGGAAGCAATTTACAGCGGCTTTCGTGAACGCCACGTAACGAATGCTAGGCATGTGCACGTTGATAGTAGTAGCATTCCACGTGCTTTAAACATTGAAGGTCTGCCAGTTCTGCGCAGCTCTAGTCTGATGTGGGCGTTCGCGATCAGGGACAGTGCACGCTCCATTCGATGCCCTAAAGTGCGAGGCAACGACGAATTCGGTGCACGCTGCCCAGACGAGGAATGATGCCGTAAATCTTGTACACCTAATCACAATGTTTATTTCGCAAACTACATATTAAAGAACAGCAGTCCGggcatccaaaaaaaaaaacaagagcccAATGTTGGATAAATTGACAGCAATGCCGTTATCGCGTTGCACACGTCGCACaggcgaagcaaaaaaaaaaaaaaacctgcgaaGATCCTTGGCTAAAAATACCAAGGATCTTTTGGGTCTGCGAAAGCCCAGTCCAAGCCATACAAAGGCGGAGTGTAACCGTGGCATATCGCGCGTGCCGTCCACCAGTCGTAGGCGTCGGGATTCTTCGGCTGGCGAGCGAACGGCTCGTGAAGAGCTCGGCACAGCGGACAAAGGTCGACGACGTTGGCGATGAAGGAGCAGCGCTTCTTCCACTCGAAGTAGCGCTTGTATTCTGCACTGTTCCTCATTAAATAACTCAGGAATCCAGCTAGCTCGCCAGACTGTTGAAGGTCTGCCGAGCTCACCACGGAATGAGGCGGGACGTTGAGGGTCGTGTTGGGCGGCACCAACACGACAGGGACCAGGTCGTATTCGAAGGCGTCGTAGATGAGCTCGTACTGGCTGTGGAAGCAGTCAGGCTCCAGTCTAACGACGATGAAGTAATAGTTTGCAGCAATATATCGCAAGCACTGCTGCCTCGTCTGGCAGAATCCACTTCCGCAGCCGCGAATCAGATCGAGGTACAATAGCGGGGTGGTGGGATGTTTGGCGTCCATTTCTTCATTCATGTGCCTGTAGCGCATTAATTGGTAGCTATGTTCCTCGCAAGGGCCGGCAATCCACGCAGCTGGTTTCAAGTGATGCGAACGGGCGATCGCTTTACGGTTGCGCTCTGCGATGCCAGCCACAGCCGCATCTCCAAGCACACCGCAGCGCCACGGCTTGTAAGGCACCACGACGTCGGCGTCCTCCCGGTGACCCATGGTCCAGTTGAAGCAATTCCGAATAGTCTGGCAAGAACTGCCATCTTCACCAATGACAAAGTTGCGCGGCAGTTTGCTCGATGGCGAATAGTGATCCTGCGCCCACAGAATCCACATCGGAAATTTGGTGTGCATCGCAATTTTGCGTTCGTCGCTCGGAAGGTCCAAGGTATCGAGCCGATCTGCCTCCAACACGACGGCATCGCTCCACATGAGGCGGGTACGGTTGTCTGTGATTTCGCACGCTACTGAGACGTCGCCGTCGAGCGGGCAGGTGGTCACGTTGGACGACCAGCGCGTGTGTAGACCCCGGACGTTAAGGTCGAAGGAAAGCGGCCTCATGATGCGATTCCACAGCAGTATGCGTGGAATGCCGTTGTCGTTCTTGCGCAATCGCCAGTAGGCCCACGGCGCCGGCGACTCCCGTTGATGAAGCAGGTAGGCCGAGTAGAATTGTAAGCAAGACAAGACCGCCCCGAATAGGAGAATTGCTAAGGCGATGTAAAGTTGGTTCTTGCTAAGGCAAAGTACTCGGAAAGGTCGCGACCCTGTCTCTGATCCGTCGTCATCGGGATTCGGGTCTTCAGGCCCAGGTTGTTGCGCCCGTTGACGGCGGGATGAAGAGGGCGGAGGTTCGTTGGGATGAGACAATATCTCGAACCTCTCGGGAACGCTCGTAGCATCTAATCGGAAAGTAACCCTCCGTGAGCTCCCTGGAGCAGCGGGTTGAGGGTCTGCCATGAAGCTGATGTAAAAAAAGCATAGTTAGTGAAAAATGCATGCGAATGAAGCACTACGGCTCCTGCAATTAGGAGCCGTGTTGTCGAAACAAAGAACTGCAAACGACTAGATTTTTTTTACTACTAGATTGAAACAACGGAAAGAAAAAACCTTACCCGAAGAAACACGCCCCGCTTATTAAGGTAAACAGGAGATAAAATTGTTAGTAATTATGATAGAAATTTCGAAATGGTTCTTTCTCCCTTCCCTTATTAGGTCAAACGAAGGTAGTTTCTTAGAAAGTTGCGCGTGCCATTACGAGTGTCCGTTGTAGCAAACTTATTAGGGTATCACCTGTTAAGCAAACATTCTACCGCGAGACGTCCAATGCCGAATGCAACGTGCGGAAAGATTTGGCAGAATAAATAGCAGCTGCTGCATTGCGTTTGCATTGCATCAAGACGACGATCTGTATAGTCTTACCTCTCGGAATATAAAAGATGCCTGAACTACGGTAGCACGCACGCGCCCTTCCTCTCCAGCGTCCACCTTGCCAAATGCGCAAACGTCTTGCTGTCGCGCACAGCGAACAAGCGAGTGGTTATTTTGCGGCGGGAATCGTTGTCACTCAGCAGTGACGGAAGCGGAAGTGGCCGAGAATAAGCGTTGTAAGAATCGAACGTTGCTACAGACACGACGCCATAGCCCGATGTGCGCATATAATTTTGTCGGTGCTACTTTAGTCACTTTTTTATtgaccaaagaaaaaaaatttcaccaaGCTGCGTCGAATACTTTTTCTAGCCTTCGTAGCCGAGCCTGCAACTACGGTGCGTTGGTGAGTACCGATTGTTTTCATAAATTAGCAGCCTGTTTAATATGTCCTACTTTCAGTTGGATTGCTTTTAAATGGCAGGTGTGTTTTAGGCGTGGCACTGCGGTCCAGCCAATTGGCAGAAAGCGAGGTTCGATTTTGAGTGATTGGCTACTTCGCACCTGGAAGCACACGAGGTCCTTAAGATGTGTTCGAGGGATGTAATACCTTTCTGACTGTCTGTCTTACTTTCCTTAAGATAATAAAATGAAGCCCAATTTACTGCGGTACAAACGGACGTCAGTTTGCCTCTTTAacttctttcatttgttttcgAGCTCCCGGTGCGCGGAAATATGGACAGTGGTTTCCAATAATATTCGCCCTTACTACAGGATGTCTTCTGTCACCCAATATTGACGGCTCCTTTTATCGAACAGGAATTTCGCAAGCTGCTAAGTGATAGAAGATGCAGGaaccgtcgcaaccatttgagctGCTTGCTTCTTAAGGCAACAAGTAAACAAATCTCATTCTTTCCTCTTATAGCGGCTTGATGTGTCCCTTTATTCAAGAGTTGTTGAGTAGCCATTTGCATTACGTGACGGCCATCTTCCCATGGGCACATTTTCACTAGATTCACTTCTCACACTTGTATGTGCCATTTGAGTTATAGCACATAGTAAATTTACATTGCGGATGGTATTCCAGGTTAGTGTTATGGACAACAATGAGAATACATTGCTTACTAGCACTCAAGGCGCGAAAATTTTAGAAAAATGTCATATTTCATTTGTTGAAAAAGATACGGCGCCCTTTCATAACGACATGCTGCACGCTAAGCGTTGTTAGTTGACCGTCCACGTGTTGCTGCAGATCAATTACAATAAAGAAGATGTtagttttttaaaattttgtcttGCTTCTTACGGGAAGTCCCAGCTTGCCGGCGAATTGCTTCTTCCAATGGGTGCTTAGTGCATGCAAATCTTCAGCTTCGCTGACACTGTGCGCTTGCGTTAATTTACCGGCTGctcttcactttttctttttttcccttgccaCAGAGAAAGAAGTATTTCAGAATACGAATCTGCTAGGCCGCGACAGCGCAGGCCGCCGGCACGATAAAGCCACGGCCGGTCGAACAGAAAATGAAGTTTTCACCGCAACATGACAGATAACGCGTCCGACGCGTTGCCATCGTTCAGATGTTTTTCCATCTACGCGACGAACAAAAATAGTGATATCCTCTCATATATTAAAACTTTTCAAAGATTTCATTCTTTAACCTTAATAAATTGAAGTGGCGGACATTGTACGAACATCTATTAATGAATACTGTATTTATCAGATTCCGTACTGCACTCGAAACGAGACACAAGTAGTTATCCCGGAGCAGATGGCGTGTGCCGACACAGCCACAGTTCACATAGTTCGCATGTGGTGCGAGCGCACGCGTAGGTGACCTTGGGAGGGAAACCTCCCAATTCGGAGATGCAAGCTGTCGTGCTTTTTCGGGATCTGCAGGCTTTCCGTTTCTAATAAAGCTCTCGCGGGCTTTGGCATTGCACGGTGGCTTCTGGGATTTTGCGCGTGCTTTCCGCGCTGCGACAAAAGCGATCGGTCTCCAACCCTCATTTTCTGGGGGATGGGGAGGAAATGTGTGGTGCCCAACCGCAACCATGGCTACACATGCTGCAGGGAAAAGATAATTaccagcaaagtacgtggaatgcgtgcaacgtggtgcgaagggttagctggaaagagtggcgcctaccttgaggccgccatgctaaaaaaaaaaaaataacaggagcgcaggggtcaatgtcccttgtcgagtccgattaacgcggaaaaggacaaagcgaagcagggagaagtcggagagagtgaaatggtgattatcgccggcaacTACAACCTgactaggtgctcagaagcaattgtggaaagggtgaaaggcgataaaagagtggtggtagggacatttccagatGGGAAACTGGTTTCTGTCACGGGGGGAGCGAAAgcaaagctcacggaaaatgcccacgtgcgcaacgttgtcatagtagcaggtagGCTAAATAacatcctaaacaggaaaggaacAGAACTAGtccagcgcttggcgaagagggtggacgacttgcgcgagctgttccCTCAGgcgcagatcgtggtgtgcatggtGCCGGAAGTGACTgtatgtgacagtcacgtacaaagagctgtagcggctgctaatgaggcgatgtAGAAAATGAGCCGAGGGAAAGGCTTCGAGGTTATCGAAGTaagcagggaagtgagaaggtgtggtagttttcaacgagacgggatccacttcaattacaggcttgcacg
Proteins encoded in this window:
- the LOC126524740 gene encoding alpha-(1,3)-fucosyltransferase 7-like is translated as MADPQPAAPGSSRRVTFRLDATSVPERFEILSHPNEPPPSSSRRQRAQQPGPEDPNPDDDGSETGSRPFRVLCLSKNQLYIALAILLFGAVLSCLQFYSAYLLHQRESPAPWAYWRLRKNDNGIPRILLWNRIMRPLSFDLNVRGLHTRWSSNVTTCPLDGDVSVACEITDNRTRLMWSDAVVLEADRLDTLDLPSDERKIAMHTKFPMWILWAQDHYSPSSKLPRNFVIGEDGSSCQTIRNCFNWTMGHREDADVVVPYKPWRCGVLGDAAVAGIAERNRKAIARSHHLKPAAWIAGPCEEHSYQLMRYRHMNEEMDAKHPTTPLLYLDLIRGCGSGFCQTRQQCLRYIAANYYFIVVRLEPDCFHSQYELIYDAFEYDLVPVVLVPPNTTLNVPPHSVVSSADLQQSGELAGFLSYLMRNSAEYKRYFEWKKRCSFIANVVDLCPLCRALHEPFARQPKNPDAYDWWTARAICHGYTPPLYGLDWAFADPKDPWYF